A part of Lactobacillus sp. ESL0700 genomic DNA contains:
- a CDS encoding YSIRK-type signal peptide-containing protein, producing MSMENERLIMLGKNNYTEKSRKLTSRSTRERFSIRKLSVGAASVLLGVTFLGLSSQSAKADTITDNTQQVVKAPKNDNLSTYKGLSSFLRDDKTNQESTTTATVTTSTDTTTPVATPAQAATSTPVTTNDSKDDSLTINQGDTNKGNTNVAQPAAVQTKEEINPKIAGTVAKVSTWDEFTAAIHNGDVREIDLENNITSNKSGFDNLQMGERQILIQSDLAKNQRFVLDLRYYGPRPDDGETRREKLPLGHTDLTYRNLDIYSQTYYGLANTLDGTKTPCKLTLDNVNFVGSQAAYTGQYTDIYIKGTVNAAAVLSYISPIDGKTYKCDGAGQQLYELYAPGQNLYFTKDCTFVGSTSDGNVLELSQGINDNKGPNGRSRTNNIVIDSGADVTLNPRQNASINGDSAQHSSKASGIAIINGEGTVTVNKEAKLTINVGASDYTGGLDKYRASAISMSSASSNGAKLIDNGTITINTNGDISQSTGGDSKAGTLIYDQGSMQIGPGGALNVYGKNMQDYSGTLVYITDKADLNNGSLDIELQNDSKHPNDPSYGAGKNKIILIDTDNNIDPLTVNNPRKLVLNAANNKATGTSIIGDKKINIKNARQVIDFSSLYPQVGKITLPPFHILNVRKKALTTGEQTIGIDDIAALNGNQVISDTELDAVKKVINDPKNKGIQQVLQQALNTDDVVAYLQDAQSKGMTIDQIFSEAISNEFSNSQSQGYNNITMVSANQGGFLDIEDDNGNLGQASYHQNADGTILITGKVVNFNTDVDGPVQSNNILSQIIPCGMYPYVKAQIRRVSNIYTNGQALDPYAKTNDITGDLGHVYSVEANSDGKFSITFASNTPGIYSGAVIDLTPEANFIGFDPEITGKTAIAHIGEMNDSEEQRLFAEWELNDCLQTEKKRIMASGLTKDKQQPYLDKVQKEHDNAIYGIEHASNLNMIKNYHDHAMDVFNHEAAKSELAGYGDECITNLKLADSDNTYQQIIDIVVKGSNYIDNKYGSTDPEEKGDASLINQVRDVYEDQILSTSKAWLNSLLDKQGSDAKVELDKHELQNIDELKAQVDQYVDTIKGNVTGASNSRNAYVAYTNGKKQIADFVSSQLSDVLQQEAIQNVKNKWTSCRAALMKLKNLPIAKQLAYRSQLNSVMSTALAKIKTATGDNLTQAYNDFVKSADDIVKAATDENNK from the coding sequence ATGAGTATGGAAAATGAAAGGTTAATTATGCTTGGAAAAAATAATTATACTGAAAAAAGCAGAAAACTTACCTCACGTTCAACTCGTGAGCGGTTTTCAATTAGAAAGTTAAGTGTTGGTGCAGCATCCGTATTATTGGGTGTCACATTCTTGGGTTTGAGTAGTCAATCAGCCAAGGCTGATACGATTACAGATAACACTCAGCAAGTAGTTAAAGCACCTAAGAATGATAATCTGTCAACTTATAAGGGCTTGTCATCATTCTTAAGAGACGATAAGACTAACCAAGAATCAACAACTACTGCAACTGTTACGACATCAACTGACACAACTACGCCCGTTGCAACACCAGCTCAGGCAGCTACAAGTACACCGGTAACGACTAATGATTCAAAAGATGACTCATTAACAATTAATCAAGGCGATACCAATAAAGGTAATACCAATGTTGCTCAACCAGCAGCGGTGCAAACTAAAGAAGAAATTAATCCCAAAATTGCAGGTACTGTAGCAAAAGTATCAACATGGGATGAGTTTACTGCTGCAATTCATAATGGTGATGTTAGGGAAATAGATCTTGAAAATAATATTACTTCTAACAAATCTGGTTTTGATAATCTTCAAATGGGTGAGCGGCAAATATTAATTCAATCTGATCTGGCAAAAAATCAACGTTTTGTGCTGGATTTACGTTATTATGGTCCACGTCCAGATGATGGTGAAACGAGGAGAGAAAAATTACCTTTAGGACATACTGATTTAACATATCGTAATTTAGATATTTACAGTCAAACTTATTATGGTCTTGCTAATACGCTTGATGGGACAAAAACTCCATGTAAGTTAACACTAGATAATGTTAATTTTGTTGGTTCGCAAGCTGCTTATACTGGGCAATATACTGATATTTATATTAAAGGTACGGTTAATGCTGCTGCAGTCCTGTCATATATTAGTCCAATAGATGGTAAGACATATAAGTGTGATGGTGCTGGCCAGCAATTATATGAATTATATGCTCCTGGTCAAAATCTGTATTTTACAAAAGATTGCACGTTTGTTGGTTCTACTAGTGATGGCAATGTGCTAGAACTTTCCCAAGGTATTAATGATAATAAAGGTCCTAATGGAAGAAGTAGAACAAATAATATTGTGATTGACAGTGGTGCTGATGTTACTTTGAATCCACGACAAAATGCAAGTATTAATGGTGATAGTGCTCAACATAGCAGCAAAGCTAGTGGAATTGCGATTATTAATGGTGAAGGTACAGTTACAGTTAATAAAGAAGCAAAATTAACTATTAATGTAGGTGCATCTGATTATACAGGCGGCTTAGATAAATATCGTGCATCTGCAATCTCAATGAGCAGCGCAAGTAGTAATGGCGCAAAGTTAATTGATAACGGGACAATTACCATCAATACCAATGGTGATATTAGTCAGAGTACGGGTGGTGATTCTAAAGCAGGGACTTTAATTTATGACCAGGGAAGTATGCAAATTGGTCCTGGAGGTGCTCTTAATGTTTATGGCAAGAACATGCAGGATTATTCAGGAACGCTTGTCTATATTACTGATAAAGCTGATCTCAACAATGGTTCTTTAGATATTGAACTGCAGAATGACTCAAAGCATCCTAATGATCCTAGCTATGGTGCAGGTAAAAATAAGATTATCTTGATTGATACTGACAATAACATTGATCCGTTAACGGTTAACAACCCACGTAAGTTAGTGTTGAATGCTGCCAATAACAAAGCTACTGGTACAAGTATTATTGGTGATAAAAAGATCAACATTAAGAATGCACGGCAAGTAATTGATTTTAGCTCTCTTTATCCGCAAGTTGGTAAAATCACTTTACCGCCATTTCATATTTTAAACGTACGAAAAAAGGCGCTGACTACTGGTGAACAGACAATTGGAATCGATGATATTGCAGCCTTAAATGGAAATCAAGTAATTTCAGATACTGAATTAGATGCAGTTAAGAAAGTAATTAATGATCCTAAAAATAAGGGTATTCAACAGGTCTTACAGCAGGCACTTAATACAGATGATGTTGTAGCATATCTACAAGATGCACAATCTAAAGGGATGACGATTGATCAAATCTTTAGTGAAGCGATTAGTAATGAATTTTCTAATTCTCAAAGTCAGGGTTACAACAATATTACTATGGTTTCAGCTAATCAAGGCGGATTCCTAGATATTGAAGATGATAACGGCAATTTAGGACAGGCTTCATATCATCAAAATGCGGATGGCACAATTTTAATTACTGGCAAGGTTGTTAATTTTAATACTGATGTAGATGGACCAGTGCAATCTAACAATATTTTAAGTCAAATAATACCTTGTGGGATGTATCCTTATGTAAAAGCTCAAATTAGAAGAGTTTCAAATATATATACAAATGGTCAAGCACTAGATCCGTATGCTAAGACTAATGATATTACTGGTGATTTAGGACATGTATACAGTGTTGAGGCTAATTCAGATGGCAAGTTTAGTATTACTTTTGCATCAAATACGCCGGGAATATACAGTGGTGCAGTAATTGATCTGACTCCTGAAGCTAACTTTATTGGTTTTGATCCTGAAATTACAGGTAAAACGGCAATAGCTCACATTGGTGAAATGAATGATTCAGAAGAACAAAGATTATTTGCTGAATGGGAGTTAAATGATTGCTTACAAACTGAAAAGAAACGCATAATGGCTTCAGGTTTGACTAAAGATAAGCAACAGCCATATCTTGATAAGGTTCAGAAAGAACATGATAATGCTATTTATGGTATTGAACATGCATCAAACTTGAATATGATTAAGAACTATCATGATCATGCAATGGATGTATTTAATCATGAAGCAGCGAAATCTGAGCTAGCAGGTTATGGGGACGAATGTATTACAAATCTTAAGCTCGCTGATAGTGATAATACGTATCAACAAATCATTGATATAGTTGTAAAGGGTAGCAATTATATTGATAATAAGTATGGATCTACAGATCCAGAAGAAAAAGGTGACGCTTCCCTAATTAATCAAGTACGTGATGTATATGAAGATCAAATACTGAGTACTAGTAAGGCATGGTTGAATAGTTTATTAGACAAGCAAGGAAGCGATGCTAAAGTTGAGCTTGATAAACATGAATTACAGAATATTGATGAATTAAAAGCTCAAGTTGATCAGTATGTTGATACAATAAAAGGTAACGTTACAGGAGCAAGCAATTCAAGAAATGCTTATGTAGCGTATACAAATGGTAAAAAGCAAATTGCTGACTTCGTGTCAAGCCAATTAAGTGATGTTCTTCAACAAGAAGCAATCCAAAATGTTAAAAATAAGTGGACTAGTTGTAGAGCAGCTTTAATGAAGTTGAAAAATCTACCAATAGCAAAGCAACTGGCATATCGTTCCCAACTAAATAGTGTAATGAGTACTGCACTCGCAAAAATTAAAACGGCAACAGGTGATAACCTTACTCAGGCATATAATGATTTTGTGAAGAGTGCTGATGATATTGTAAAGGCAGCAACTGATGAAAATAATAAATAG
- the asp2 gene encoding accessory Sec system protein Asp2 has product MSRITYLLHSGEQPLEGFADSLTDCTYMWADSANLGKHKMPPVFKNGVFNHKYLFTYFFLDETSPWLKDVKLLMQLPAYRVLYSEGMDLPESILQVLQLRGAFKVKLEDLAPTLNHYFYDNDVGYRASIDEFEINPELQNQLTYYGDSYLNVAANFDDEWHYLGRLSYSVSVMKRHATTITIEMQTTGTAELKVEIKCFDSDNNLIDTFTKSGEQLKADNGTITITGIEGGFFYSIYYYVRGQGEVNVGTLHQRRSRGKYGFLDLGGQRLVDREALNGEIGYLFNPGNMQPPLTVYFAGYHSAETFEARAMLHSKGVPYLLISDLRVEGGTFYIGNQAIENKIMNVIRECLAKLHFTTDDLVLTGISMGTFASLYYGAVLSPGNIVIAKPLINLGTIAENLRINRPNEFHCATDMVLMLEGSDDHTACQKVDDIMWDRIKEGNFSNTDFVLGYMRNDDYDKFAYNELQEFLQKYYPDRHVISKGYYGRHNDDSATIAAWFEQQLFHILRSKYGQKF; this is encoded by the coding sequence ATGAGTAGAATAACATATCTTCTGCACAGTGGAGAACAGCCATTAGAGGGCTTTGCAGATTCCTTAACTGATTGTACTTATATGTGGGCTGATTCAGCCAATCTAGGTAAGCATAAAATGCCGCCGGTTTTTAAGAACGGTGTGTTCAATCATAAGTATCTGTTTACATATTTCTTTCTTGATGAGACTTCGCCGTGGCTTAAAGATGTTAAGCTGCTGATGCAATTGCCGGCATATCGGGTGCTTTATAGTGAAGGCATGGATTTACCGGAAAGCATTTTGCAGGTGCTGCAATTGCGTGGTGCCTTTAAGGTTAAGCTGGAAGACCTAGCACCTACTCTCAATCATTACTTCTATGATAATGATGTTGGGTACCGTGCCAGTATTGATGAATTTGAAATCAATCCGGAATTGCAGAATCAGCTGACTTATTATGGTGACAGTTACCTTAATGTGGCCGCAAATTTTGATGATGAATGGCACTATTTGGGTAGATTGTCATATAGTGTCTCGGTAATGAAGCGACATGCTACAACAATCACAATCGAGATGCAGACGACAGGAACAGCTGAGTTAAAGGTTGAAATTAAGTGCTTTGATTCTGATAATAATTTAATAGATACTTTCACTAAGAGTGGTGAGCAGTTAAAGGCCGACAATGGCACGATTACCATTACGGGAATTGAAGGTGGCTTTTTCTATAGTATCTACTACTATGTTCGCGGACAAGGAGAAGTCAATGTCGGTACATTGCACCAGCGCCGGTCGCGGGGCAAGTATGGCTTCCTAGACTTAGGGGGCCAGAGGCTTGTTGACCGGGAAGCACTTAATGGTGAGATTGGTTACCTGTTTAACCCTGGGAATATGCAGCCGCCGCTGACAGTTTACTTTGCGGGGTATCACTCTGCTGAAACCTTTGAAGCGCGGGCAATGTTACACTCTAAGGGTGTCCCTTATCTGCTGATTTCTGATTTGCGAGTTGAAGGTGGTACCTTTTACATTGGGAATCAGGCAATCGAAAACAAGATTATGAATGTCATTAGAGAGTGTCTGGCAAAGTTGCACTTCACGACAGATGACCTTGTGCTGACTGGGATTTCAATGGGGACGTTTGCCTCCCTGTATTATGGTGCCGTCCTGAGTCCTGGTAATATTGTCATTGCTAAGCCGTTAATTAACTTGGGCACAATTGCAGAAAATCTGCGGATTAATCGGCCAAATGAATTCCATTGTGCTACGGATATGGTCTTGATGCTTGAAGGCAGTGACGACCATACTGCTTGTCAAAAAGTTGACGATATTATGTGGGATCGAATCAAGGAAGGTAACTTTAGTAATACCGACTTTGTTTTGGGTTATATGCGTAATGATGACTACGATAAATTTGCTTATAACGAATTGCAGGAATTTTTGCAGAAGTATTACCCTGACCGCCACGTAATCTCTAAGGGCTACTATGGCCGGCACAATGATGATAGTGCCACGATTGCCGCTTGGTTTGAGCAGCAATTATTCCATATTCTTAGAAGTAAATATGGTCAAAAATTTTAG
- a CDS encoding pectate lyase-like adhesive domain-containing protein, producing the protein MLGRNNFAEKSRKFNSRSTRERFSIRKLSVGAASVLLGVTFLGLSSQSAKADTITTPADNTQQVVKAPKKDNLSTYKGLSSFLRDDKTSKTDKTNQESTTTATDTTSTTPATTDDSAAKTPEVATPAQAAASTPATTDDSKDGSVTINQGDTNVAQPAAIQTKDEINPKIPGAVAKVSTWNEFTAALANAGVGEIDLENNIKAPTTGRNDVYFKRRQVLIQSDPATVGKDEKGNYKHFILDYCYYSPRTTNDGVKGTTDVTYRNLDIYSRNWFGIDNTRDNNPGTNKLTVENVNFTGSEMFYTGDGTSIYIKGTVNAQAVKQYQSPIDLQTYSCDDRQQLFQFNDPNQAVYFTKDSTFVGSTDEGCVMEFDGSNSSVTIDSGASVTLNPCSIDGGSGDHSEGIGKASAITFNNGDGTITVNKRGNLTINVGTSSFNGTPDSHRAAAITMASRTKNGAKLIDNGTITINTNGDITSSTGGGSKANTLVYDQGSMQIGPGGALNIYGKNMQNFAGNLLYITGSADLNNGSLDIELQNDASHPNGAGTGKIILVDVSTTGTLTVNNPKSLILNAHDNSGNGTSIIGDSEIDIKNVRQVFHFANLPQITLPPFHILNVKKRTITSGPMKGQQTIGVNKIEVLNGKNGISEPSYNALVAALQSGDPKQSKILDVLQQAFGQPDHQATMDKLKYYYDNGTHFDDIFQTVIENAFSSKDNVGYNSIYLVSPNQGGFLDIEDDDGIPGQASYHQNADGSITLSGKVENFNADTDGPKQPNNLFSMLMTCGMYPYVKIVNKRTGKIYANGSVADPYVDTNDLDTDLHHDFSVIAGPDGKFSITIPIGEDASGAKETVSGDEIDLIPEANFIGFDPEITGKTVKAYVGNIMGIEQIRAFTDKELDNGLENAIARIQASGLTKDKQQPYIDKIQKEHDDACYYIDKATVYSDIKHYRDQAIDMFNHEAAKSELAGYGDKCIADLKLTDGDEVYKQIISNVTQGSSYIDTKDGCVGAEHKLDSTPTNQARDIYENQLLSISKTWLSNLLEEQGVSAKAELDKHSELENIADLKAQIDQITASMQRSVTSASNSKDAYIAYTDGKKQLDSFVTSQLSGVLQQEAIQNVRNKWTSSRAALMKLKNLPIAKQVAYRSQLNSVMSTALAKIKTATGVDITQAYNDFVKSADDIVKAATDENNK; encoded by the coding sequence ATGTTAGGAAGAAATAATTTTGCTGAAAAAAGCAGAAAATTCAATTCACGTTCAACTCGTGAGCGGTTTTCAATTAGAAAGTTAAGTGTTGGTGCAGCATCCGTATTATTGGGTGTTACATTCTTAGGCTTAAGTAGTCAATCAGCTAAAGCTGATACGATTACAACGCCAGCTGATAATACTCAGCAGGTAGTTAAAGCGCCTAAGAAGGACAATCTGTCAACTTACAAGGGTTTGTCATCATTCTTAAGAGACGACAAGACTTCTAAGACAGATAAGACTAACCAAGAATCAACAACTACTGCAACTGATACGACGTCAACAACGCCAGCAACAACTGATGATTCAGCTGCTAAGACTCCAGAAGTTGCAACTCCAGCTCAAGCAGCTGCAAGTACACCAGCCACAACTGATGATTCAAAAGATGGCTCAGTAACAATTAATCAAGGTGATACCAATGTTGCTCAACCAGCAGCTATACAAACTAAGGATGAAATTAATCCTAAAATTCCAGGCGCTGTAGCTAAGGTATCAACATGGAATGAGTTTACTGCTGCACTTGCAAATGCTGGTGTTGGTGAAATTGATTTAGAAAATAATATTAAAGCTCCTACTACTGGAAGAAATGACGTGTACTTTAAACGGAGACAAGTATTGATCCAGTCTGATCCGGCAACTGTGGGAAAGGATGAAAAAGGAAATTATAAACATTTTATTCTTGATTATTGCTATTATTCTCCACGAACAACAAACGACGGTGTTAAAGGTACTACAGATGTGACTTATCGTAATTTAGATATTTACAGTCGCAATTGGTTTGGTATTGATAATACTCGTGATAATAATCCTGGTACAAACAAGTTGACTGTTGAAAATGTTAATTTTACTGGTTCAGAGATGTTTTATACTGGAGATGGTACCAGTATTTATATTAAAGGTACAGTTAATGCTCAAGCGGTAAAACAATATCAAAGTCCAATTGATCTTCAAACGTATAGTTGTGATGATCGTCAACAGTTGTTCCAATTTAATGATCCTAATCAAGCTGTATATTTTACAAAAGATTCTACATTTGTTGGTTCTACCGATGAAGGTTGTGTAATGGAATTTGATGGTTCTAACAGTAGTGTTACTATTGATAGTGGTGCCAGTGTTACATTAAATCCTTGTTCAATTGATGGCGGTTCGGGGGACCACTCTGAAGGTATTGGTAAAGCTAGTGCAATTACGTTTAATAATGGTGATGGTACAATTACTGTTAATAAACGTGGGAATTTAACTATTAATGTTGGTACGTCATCTTTTAATGGTACGCCAGATAGTCATCGTGCAGCCGCAATCACAATGGCTAGCAGAACTAAAAACGGTGCGAAGCTGATTGATAACGGTACCATTACTATTAATACCAATGGTGATATTACTTCAAGTACTGGTGGTGGCTCTAAAGCTAACACTTTAGTTTACGACCAAGGAAGTATGCAAATTGGACCTGGTGGTGCTCTGAATATCTATGGCAAGAACATGCAGAACTTCGCAGGAAACTTACTTTACATCACTGGTTCAGCAGATCTTAACAATGGTTCTTTGGATATTGAACTACAAAATGATGCAAGTCATCCTAACGGTGCAGGCACTGGGAAGATTATATTGGTTGATGTTTCTACTACAGGTACTTTGACAGTCAACAACCCAAAATCTTTAATTTTGAATGCTCATGACAATAGCGGTAATGGAACAAGTATTATTGGTGATAGTGAAATTGATATTAAGAATGTTCGTCAAGTATTCCACTTTGCCAACCTTCCGCAAATTACTTTACCGCCATTTCATATTTTAAATGTAAAGAAAAGAACGATTACTTCTGGCCCAATGAAAGGTCAGCAAACAATTGGTGTTAATAAGATTGAAGTTCTAAATGGTAAGAATGGCATATCAGAACCGTCTTATAATGCTCTGGTAGCGGCATTACAAAGTGGTGATCCTAAGCAAAGTAAAATTTTAGATGTCTTGCAACAAGCATTCGGTCAACCCGATCATCAAGCTACTATGGATAAATTAAAATATTATTATGACAATGGTACTCACTTTGATGATATTTTCCAAACTGTAATTGAAAATGCATTCTCTAGCAAGGATAATGTCGGTTATAATAGTATTTATCTTGTGTCGCCTAACCAAGGTGGGTTCTTAGATATTGAAGATGATGATGGAATTCCTGGACAAGCTTCTTACCATCAAAATGCAGATGGCTCGATTACACTATCTGGTAAAGTTGAAAACTTCAATGCTGATACCGATGGCCCGAAGCAACCAAATAATTTGTTTAGTATGTTAATGACCTGTGGTATGTACCCGTATGTAAAGATTGTAAATAAGAGAACAGGTAAAATTTATGCAAATGGTTCAGTGGCCGATCCATATGTTGACACTAATGACCTTGATACTGATTTGCACCATGATTTTAGTGTTATAGCTGGACCAGATGGTAAGTTTAGTATTACTATTCCTATTGGAGAGGATGCCTCAGGTGCTAAAGAAACAGTTTCTGGTGACGAAATAGATTTAATACCAGAAGCTAACTTTATTGGGTTCGATCCTGAAATTACAGGTAAAACGGTAAAGGCATATGTTGGTAATATTATGGGTATTGAGCAAATAAGAGCATTTACAGATAAGGAATTAGATAACGGCTTAGAAAATGCAATAGCTCGAATTCAAGCTTCTGGCTTGACTAAAGATAAACAACAGCCATATATAGATAAGATTCAAAAGGAACATGATGATGCATGTTACTACATTGATAAAGCAACAGTCTATAGTGATATCAAACATTATCGTGACCAAGCAATTGATATGTTCAATCATGAAGCAGCAAAATCCGAATTAGCAGGCTATGGTGATAAATGTATTGCAGATCTTAAACTTACTGATGGTGATGAAGTTTATAAGCAAATTATTAGTAATGTTACACAGGGAAGTAGTTATATTGACACTAAAGATGGTTGTGTAGGTGCAGAACATAAGTTGGATTCTACCCCGACTAACCAAGCACGTGATATATATGAAAACCAGTTGCTAAGCATTAGTAAGACTTGGTTAAGTAACTTGTTAGAAGAACAGGGCGTAAGTGCAAAGGCTGAGCTTGATAAGCATTCTGAGTTAGAAAATATTGCGGATCTAAAAGCTCAAATAGATCAAATTACTGCTTCAATGCAACGAAGTGTTACAAGTGCAAGTAATTCAAAAGATGCTTATATAGCTTATACAGACGGCAAGAAGCAATTAGATAGTTTTGTAACAAGTCAATTAAGTGGAGTTCTTCAACAAGAAGCAATTCAAAATGTTAGAAATAAGTGGACTAGTTCTAGAGCAGCTCTAATGAAATTGAAAAATCTACCAATAGCAAAACAAGTGGCATATCGTTCACAGTTAAATAGTGTAATGAGTACTGCACTTGCAAAAATTAAAACGGCAACAGGTGTCGATATTACTCAGGCATACAATGATTTTGTGAAGAGTGCTGATGATATTGTAAAGGCAGCAACTGATGAAAATAATAAATAG
- the asp1 gene encoding accessory Sec system glycosyltransferase Asp1: MLTLIPDLHTKSKFYQENTMLSLSARLQEENVDNQLLILSDDTDQFLSDFMGVKSRIIYLFDEIRAIKTDGSPLTISDLNIPDKYKTKTLIYLNETVVHVYDGPQLIMSVLVGNSGQLKSVTYYKDTGQIVDIYDLRGFRNSRSVYDQDDNLIEKQWFNATSDLVMTQHEDLTVTIPWRQQSRFQKNSYTNLAEVEYEFALPHLTGRQQVLIEPSKSSFDFRHFMLQAEVYYYFTNETQIADIDQYNLVPTDQYLFQNETLTQLFKNKVKQSGISFMPVWQIIPPYFSEFSLGTSMEQEQQIIYWHVGDIGGDDLTACFNQLIEVLKENEDLKVVADANYDAALYFKSVSADFIAQLKEQVGDLDDVTSLDELVDIDTDDFDVDQLDALNRFSCPENLLYEEKLQILNQAHIYIDTGLMTDYDMQLEAVKIGIPQIVYQANGLVKEGKNGFLIKEQDAIKEPVDVFLTNLDRWNIAVVENVRLIQRMSLRKIISKWKRVLQG; this comes from the coding sequence ATGTTGACACTAATTCCTGATTTACATACCAAAAGCAAATTTTATCAAGAAAATACAATGCTGAGTTTATCTGCACGTTTGCAAGAAGAAAATGTCGACAATCAATTGTTGATTCTTAGTGATGATACAGATCAGTTTTTGTCAGATTTTATGGGGGTTAAGTCCCGGATAATTTATTTATTTGATGAAATTCGAGCAATTAAGACTGACGGCTCGCCGTTGACAATCAGCGACCTTAACATTCCTGATAAATACAAGACCAAGACCCTGATTTACTTGAATGAAACGGTTGTGCATGTTTATGATGGCCCGCAACTGATTATGTCGGTGCTAGTCGGCAATAGTGGGCAGTTAAAGTCGGTTACCTATTATAAGGACACCGGGCAGATTGTAGACATCTATGATTTGCGCGGTTTTCGCAATAGTCGCAGTGTTTACGATCAAGATGATAATTTAATTGAAAAGCAGTGGTTTAATGCGACCAGTGATCTGGTAATGACGCAGCATGAAGACTTAACGGTCACAATTCCGTGGCGTCAGCAATCACGCTTTCAAAAGAATAGTTACACCAACTTGGCAGAAGTTGAATATGAATTTGCATTGCCGCACTTAACAGGCAGACAGCAGGTCTTAATTGAGCCAAGTAAGTCTAGCTTTGACTTCCGGCATTTTATGCTGCAGGCAGAAGTTTACTATTACTTTACTAATGAGACGCAGATTGCTGATATTGACCAGTATAATCTTGTGCCGACAGACCAGTACTTGTTCCAAAATGAAACTCTGACGCAGCTTTTTAAAAATAAAGTTAAGCAAAGTGGGATCAGCTTCATGCCCGTGTGGCAGATAATTCCGCCATACTTCAGCGAGTTCTCGTTAGGGACGAGTATGGAGCAGGAGCAACAGATTATCTACTGGCATGTTGGCGATATTGGCGGGGATGATTTAACAGCATGCTTTAACCAGTTAATTGAAGTGCTCAAGGAAAACGAGGACTTAAAGGTCGTGGCAGACGCTAACTACGACGCTGCACTATATTTTAAGTCGGTTTCTGCTGACTTCATTGCCCAGCTTAAGGAACAAGTTGGCGACTTAGATGATGTGACCTCACTTGATGAATTGGTAGACATTGATACCGATGATTTTGATGTTGATCAACTGGACGCCCTCAACCGCTTTTCCTGTCCGGAGAATTTGCTTTATGAGGAAAAACTCCAGATCTTAAATCAAGCGCATATTTATATTGATACGGGGCTGATGACCGATTATGACATGCAGCTCGAAGCTGTCAAAATTGGTATTCCCCAGATTGTCTATCAAGCTAATGGTTTAGTTAAAGAGGGCAAGAATGGTTTTTTGATCAAGGAGCAAGATGCAATTAAAGAACCAGTAGATGTCTTTTTAACCAATCTTGATCGCTGGAATATTGCCGTCGTAGAAAATGTGCGGTTAATCCAGCGGATGTCACTGAGAAAAATTATTAGTAAATGGAAGAGGGTACTGCAAGGATGA